The Benincasa hispida cultivar B227 chromosome 9, ASM972705v1, whole genome shotgun sequence genome has a segment encoding these proteins:
- the LOC120086524 gene encoding auxin-responsive protein SAUR77, with amino-acid sequence MVKAGTLTKLKSAIKRWPSITKLGRSSSSVSVAAVSDGANIGENISKELRTVYVGKSRRPYYVSLDVVAHPLFQELVDKSSFDDEGAVVVSCEVVMFEHLLWMLENAATQLGSTEELVEFYTC; translated from the coding sequence ATGGTCAAAGCCGGAACTCTCACCAAGCTCAAGTCAGCCATTAAGAGATGGCCTTCGATTACCAAGCTCGGTCGGAGCTCTAGCTCGGTGTCGGTTGCCGCCGTGAGTGATGGTGCCAATATTGGCGAAAACATCTCTAAGGAGCTTCGTACGGTCTATGTCGGTAAGTCCCGACGACCGTATTATGTCAGCTTGGATGTCGTAGCACATCCTTTGTTTCAAGAGTTGGTTGATAAGTCATCGTTTGACGACGAAGGCGCGGTGGTGGTTTCTTGTGAGGTCGTCATGTTTGAGCATTTGTTGTGGATGTTGGAGAATGCGGCCACGCAATTGGGGTCGACTGAGGAACTCGTCGAGTTCTACACTTGTTGA
- the LOC120087043 gene encoding uncharacterized protein LOC120087043, with protein sequence MLQMIQNAKKLGGLQGEDPHAHLTSFVEMCNAFSLPGVTPEGIRLYFFPYTLRNKARRWAQSLEPNEINAWDQLVESTSSLETLLKHYIEKNEANKQSQSSSLRNLEVQIEQLAIELKKKTPGTLPSSLGTSGPNGKEQCQAVTLRSGKTTVPMPLVLDSVTRPVDLTINDDHSTTNKRITSSEESTSTKDESQQDSNAKSLQPPAPKTHYVKFLKDILANKRKIGENETDALTYECSALFQNNIPTKMKDPENFTLTCSIGGKEVGNALCDLGASVNLMPLSIFKKLNIGNARPTTITLQLADRSITHPEGKIEDVLMQVDKFIFPTDFIILDYEADIEVPIILGRPFLVTGRALINVQKGELTIKVNDQQVKFNVLNALKYPSDMETCQYVEELQEEHWHEFLEESEEEDFGIGAMWE encoded by the exons atgcttcaaatgattcaaaatgcgAAAAAATTAGGAggtctacaaggagaagacccgcatgctcatTTGACTAGCTTTGTAGAGATGTGCAACGCATTCTCTCTACCTGGTGTGACTCCCGAAGGAATTAGATTGTATTTCTTCCCGTATACATTGCGAAACAAGGCAAGAAGGTGGGCTCAGTCactagagccaaatgaaatcaacGCATGGGATCAGTTGGTCGAAAG TACCTCGTCTTTGGAAACATTATTGAAACAttatattgagaagaacgagGCAAATAAGCAATCGCAATCTTCCTCccttagaaatttggaggtacaGATTGAACAGCTTGCGATCGAACTTAAGAAAAAAACACCTGGTACGCTGCCTAGTAGCTTGGGAACATCAGGACCAAatggtaaagagcaatgtcaagcagtgacattaagaagtggcaaGACAACGGTTCCCATGCCACTAGTACTGGACTCAGTAACAAGACCAGTAGACTTAACCATTAACGATGACCATTCAACCACAAATAAAAGAATTACCAGTTCAGAAGAAAGTACATCTACAAAGGATGAATCTCAGCAAGACTCCAATGCAAAGTCACTGCAACCTCCAGCTCCTAAAACACA CTAtgtgaaattcctcaaggaCATACTTGCCAACAAGAGGAAGATTGGGGAGAATGAAACGGACGCATTAACATATGAGTGTAGTGCGCtttttcaaaacaatatccccACTAAAATGAAAGATCCCGAGAATTTCACATTGACATGCTCAATAGGGGGAAAAGAAGTCGGAAATGCGCTATGTGATTTGGGAGCGAGTGTAAACCTAATGCCCTTGTCAATcttcaaaaagttaaatatcGGCAACGCAAGACCAACCACAATTACATTgcagttggccgatagatcaataacGCATCCAGAGGGcaaaatagaggatgtacttATGCAAGTGGATAAGTTCATTTTCCCTACAGACTTTATCATATTAGATTATGAAGCTGATATTGAGGtacctatcatcttgggtcgcccatttcttgTAACAGGGCGAGCACTCATCAATGTACAGAAAGGAGAACTTACTATAAAGGTCAACGATCAGCAGGTTAAGTTCAACGTCctcaatgcgttgaaatacCCGAGTGATATGGAAACTTGTCAATATGTTGAGGAATTGCAGGAAGAACATTGGCACGAGTTCTTAGAAGAATCGGAGGAAGAAGACTTTGGGATCGGCGCAATGTGGGAGTAA